The window AAAGCATGGGGTACAGTACCTGAAGGATTTTTGCCAAATAACTTTGCCCCTAAAATACAACTTGCTCCATCAGCTCCTCCAACTAGAGCTGCTCTCTCCATTACTGGTGCAATAGCTGGATGTACATGTCTAGCACCAAAACATAACATTGGTGTATCACCACAAGCCTCTTTACACTCTTTTGCTGCAGTTGCCCAACCACTAGAGCTAGCCAATATTCCTAAAATTGCAGTCTCAAAGATACCAAAATCACTGTAAGCACCTTCAATCCTCATTACAACATCTTTTCTTCCAACTTGCTCCCCTTCTTCTAAAGCCCATACTTTAACATCTTTTTTCTTCAATAAGTTTAAAGCCTCATCAATCCCTGCTACAACTCCAGCTCCACCTGCAAAAATTTCAGCTACAACAATAGTATCTTCTAATTTCATCTTATTTAATATTTCTTTGGTCCTAATAAAATAAATATCTGTTGTTGCTCCAATCTCTATCTCTTCATGAGTTGCAGAGAATAAACCTCTATCTTCATCTACTTTAAAATTGTTTACATCCTCTAATGTCTTTAATTCTTTGTCAACCATACTATATCTTCCTTCCCCTTCTATAAATAATATTTTAAAAACTGAGTATCTATTTCTAGCATTAATTGTTTTAATCTAAGTTTTAACTTAAATTTAACAGCAATTACATACTTCTTTAATTTCTATAACAGAAAGAAATTATCCTGCTTAAAAGTAAAAGTTAATAATTAACCTTTCTCAAAATATTCCCCTTAACTGCTCCAAGGCTTTCACATCCTGTCAAAATCATAGCTTTCTTAAGCTCAGTGGTCATCTTATCTAAAATCATCTTAAAGCCTTCTTTTTCTCCGCCAAAGACACCAATAATCAGGGGTCTAGCAACTAAAACCCCATTGGCACCTAACGCCAAAGCTTTCAAGACATCTACCCCTGATCTAATTCCTCCATCTACTAATATCTTAATCCTTTCACCTACTTCGCTAACAATCTCTGCTAAAACATCAGCAGTTCCAGGTGTACTATCCAAGACTCGTCCACCATGATTAGAAACAACAATAGCATCTACTCCAGCCTCAGCTGCTATTCTTGCTTCATCTAAGGTCATAATTCCTTTCAAAATAAAAGGTAAATCAGTACTATTAACCAACTCTTCTATCTCTTCTTTACTTTTAGGTCCTACAGGTTGCCCCTTTAAAGCCATGGTAATCAGCCCTGCTCCATCAATATCAACTCCTACCGCTAGGGCTCCTGCCTTCTCTGCTTCTTTTATCCTCTTAATAATCTCTTTTTGTGACCTTGGTTTGATAATTGCTATACCAAAACCATCAGCCTGTTTAATCGCTTTTAGCCCTGAATTATACATAGTAGGATCTGCACCATCACCAGTCATAGCTATTGTACCAAACTCTTTACTTCCTTGAACTACTATATCGGCATACTCCTCTTCAGAAAGTGATCCTCCCATATTATAGCTACTCCCTGTTACTGGTGCCTTAAGAATAGGGGTAGTTAATTTTACTCCAAACAGCTCTAATTCAGTGTTAGGATTTTGAGCCTGATGAATTGTTCTCATCTCCAATTTATACCTCTGCCAAGCCTCTATATTTGCTTGAAAGGCTGATCCAGTACCAGCTCCCCCCATACCTGGAACCTCTCCCCGACAGGCCTTTCCATCACAAAAGGGGCATACCTTGCAATAACCCTTCATCTTCTCTCTAGCATTATTATAAATCTGATTTAACTCCATTCTAACCCCCTCCTCCTATACAATCATTATGGTTTATTTGCTCCTTTATAAGAAATCTATATTTTAAAAGATTTTAATTCATATTGAGCTGTCCTCGGCTTAAGTATAAATTTAATTATATTTTTAAATATCTAATCATCTATTTAGCTTTCTATAAATTATCAACTGACCAATCAATTTACATCTCCTAATTTATATTATGATAATTTAAACCAAATATGATAAAATAAACCATTTGAAATATTAATTCTTTATTCTTCAGCTAAGATGAACTTCTCAATCAGCTCGGCTACACCATCTTCATCATTTGATTTAGTAATATAATCTGCTCGTTCTTTTACCTTCTCCCTAGCATTAGCTACAGCTACCCCTAATCCAGCATACTCTATCATCTCTAAATCATTAAAGCTATCACCAACAGCAATTACATCTTCAGAGCTAAGACCTAAATTTTCTACTATTTGGGCTAAAGTGTTACCTTTAGAGACTTCTTTATTTATAATTTCTATAAATTTAGGTTTGGAACGAGTTATATTTAGTATATCTCCAAACTCCTTTTCTAAACTCTCCTCTATAGCATCTGCTTTCTCAATATCTTCTTCTACTATCAATAGCTTAGTTGAAGGACTGTCCAGAAAATCATTAAGATCATCCTTAATCAAGACAGGCTTTATCCCTGAGATTTGTTCATAATAATCTGCTTCAGCACCTAATTTATTGACATATAAAATATCATCAAGATAAATATTTAAATGCAAGTCTTCTTTTTTGACTATATCAATAATCTTATGGGCAGAAACTAAGTCAACTGGTTTATGTAAGATTGTATTAGCTGAATCTATCTCCTTAACTAAAGCTCCATTATATGTAATGACTTCACCATGCAATCCCATCTCCTTTAAATGTGGTAATGCTGAAGAGAACATTCGTCCAGTTGCAATTAAAACCTTAATTCCCTTATCCTCTGCTGCTTTAATAGCCTCTTTAGTTCTAGCTGAAATACTTAAACCACTTGGTAATAAAGTATCATCCATATCAATTGCTATTAACTTATATTTCATCTTATTTGTTCCTCCTTATATTTTTCTCAATAATTATCTTGAGATATTTATAAAAAGACCTATCTAAGTAGGTCTAGTTAAGCTTAACTTCAAATTTATTGTAATTATAATTATAAATTTGATTATTCAGCCATTAATCTAATCTCACTAAATATAACTAATCTAAAATACCTGTTAGCTTTAAGTTATACTTATTCTCTTGTACCTTGCCAAATCCTCTTGCAATTAAAAATGATGCTAAAAATAATAGAAATCCCAATCCTATTCTACCCAATTCTGTATCTATTCCTAGAGCTACTCCAGCTAGATACCCTATTACTAATCCCACCAAGGGCAATAAATAGATGAATAAAGCAGCATTTAGCAGACTACTCTCCTCCATCTCTAGAATTACCATATCTCCCAATTTAGCCTTGAGATCATTATCAACTATTAATTTCATATCATCTCCTTTATGGCAACCACCACATTTACCACAAGCGGAATGCTTTTTAATTACTACCTCTACTTTATGCTCATTATCTAAAACAGATATTACCTGAGCAAACTGTCTCATATTCATTCCCCTTTTCTTAAAATTAGTAATTAGAATCTACCATCATTATTTATTGATAAATTTAAATTTACTATTTAGTAAATTTAAATATTACCTCCATCAGTTCATTAATAACCTCATCACCATCTTCATTTGCTACAGCATTCTGTACACAACCATGGGTGTGCTTTTCTAAGATAGTCATTCCCACCTTAGTTAAAGCCCCCTTTACAGCAGCAATCTGTGTCAAAACATCTACACAATACTTCTCTTCATCTACCATTCGCTGTATACCACGAACTTGTCCTTCTATTCTCTTTAATCTATTAATCAATTGTTCTTTTTCAGAACTATATGAGCTCATATTCTCCCCTCCTAAAATTACTAATCTAGTCTATATTAAAATTATACAATATAATTAGAGAAATTTAAAATTTAAGTTCGTATTAATATCTTAAAGTTATAGCCAAATTTAAAGCAAAGACCACACCTATATAGGTATGGTCTTGAGTTTAGCTGACTTCATAGCCCGCTGCTCGAACCTCATCTTTTAACTTATCCAATTTGCTTTCATCTTCATTAAATTTGACCTCTACTTTACCTGCTTTTAAGTCAACTTTTGCATCCTCTACACCTTTTGTTTTCTTTAAAGCAGATTCAACAGCACTTTTACAATGTTCACAGGACATACCCTTTACTTTAAAATTTTCAGTTTTCATCTTTGTTCCTCCTATCTTAATTATGTTAATTCATTATAATAGTGGATTTTCCATGTAGATACTATTATTTAGTAGGGTATTGACAATTTACTAGCAAAAAAGCTTCTCTTATCACTGCTCTTTTGTCATATATTCTTTTATAACAATTATTCTTTGCTCCTTAACAGTTAATCATACCTTAAATGTTCTCACCAATTGCTGTAAACTCTGTGACATTATGATCAAGCTCTTCTATTAATTCCTCATTCATAAAAAGAGTTAGATAAATCACCTATATATTCTCAAAATATCCTATATTATTAGTTTAGTCACTATGATATTTTTTCAAAAAACAAAAAGAAGCCACAACAAAGTGGCTTCTTTTTCTAGGATAATGTTTTTTACTTGGAGATGCAAGCTATCACCCATTTGCGTGCGTCCACTAAATATTATCACCTGTAATAATTTATTTATACACTATTAAATCAAATTTTTAATTAAATTCTAAAGATATAGTTTATCCCCCTCTAATA of the Orenia metallireducens genome contains:
- a CDS encoding alpha-hydroxy-acid oxidizing protein, whose protein sequence is MELNQIYNNAREKMKGYCKVCPFCDGKACRGEVPGMGGAGTGSAFQANIEAWQRYKLEMRTIHQAQNPNTELELFGVKLTTPILKAPVTGSSYNMGGSLSEEEYADIVVQGSKEFGTIAMTGDGADPTMYNSGLKAIKQADGFGIAIIKPRSQKEIIKRIKEAEKAGALAVGVDIDGAGLITMALKGQPVGPKSKEEIEELVNSTDLPFILKGIMTLDEARIAAEAGVDAIVVSNHGGRVLDSTPGTADVLAEIVSEVGERIKILVDGGIRSGVDVLKALALGANGVLVARPLIIGVFGGEKEGFKMILDKMTTELKKAMILTGCESLGAVKGNILRKVNY
- a CDS encoding Cof-type HAD-IIB family hydrolase; this encodes MKYKLIAIDMDDTLLPSGLSISARTKEAIKAAEDKGIKVLIATGRMFSSALPHLKEMGLHGEVITYNGALVKEIDSANTILHKPVDLVSAHKIIDIVKKEDLHLNIYLDDILYVNKLGAEADYYEQISGIKPVLIKDDLNDFLDSPSTKLLIVEEDIEKADAIEESLEKEFGDILNITRSKPKFIEIINKEVSKGNTLAQIVENLGLSSEDVIAVGDSFNDLEMIEYAGLGVAVANAREKVKERADYITKSNDEDGVAELIEKFILAEE
- a CDS encoding cation transporter, encoding MKTENFKVKGMSCEHCKSAVESALKKTKGVEDAKVDLKAGKVEVKFNEDESKLDKLKDEVRAAGYEVS
- a CDS encoding nicotinate phosphoribosyltransferase, with product MVDKELKTLEDVNNFKVDEDRGLFSATHEEIEIGATTDIYFIRTKEILNKMKLEDTIVVAEIFAGGAGVVAGIDEALNLLKKKDVKVWALEEGEQVGRKDVVMRIEGAYSDFGIFETAILGILASSSGWATAAKECKEACGDTPMLCFGARHVHPAIAPVMERAALVGGADGASCILGAKLFGKNPSGTVPHALILTVGDTLKVAKAYDEFMPDDAARIILVDTFQDEAVEALRLADALKENLDGIRLDTASERGGVTPGLVKEVRARLDQAGHNHVDIFVSGGLTPERIIELKSLGVNGFGVGSYISGAKAIDMTMDIKEIDGNPIAKRGRIPGKTDSPNLKRVF
- a CDS encoding SoxR reducing system RseC family protein, coding for MRQFAQVISVLDNEHKVEVVIKKHSACGKCGGCHKGDDMKLIVDNDLKAKLGDMVILEMEESSLLNAALFIYLLPLVGLVIGYLAGVALGIDTELGRIGLGFLLFLASFLIARGFGKVQENKYNLKLTGILD
- a CDS encoding metal-sensitive transcriptional regulator: MSSYSSEKEQLINRLKRIEGQVRGIQRMVDEEKYCVDVLTQIAAVKGALTKVGMTILEKHTHGCVQNAVANEDGDEVINELMEVIFKFTK